The nucleotide sequence GGGATATTACTGTCTTTTATGATAATTTTTGCATACTCACTTTCAACATTATGGGAATCTTGTATGATACGTGAATTAAGCCTAAAAATTTTCTTTACAATCAAATACGTGGAAAATACTCCCCAAGGTTGACTTATTAGGATAACTGAAGGGCGATATTTTTTTAGAGATTTAAAAAGTGCATAGTGATAAAATGGGTTTAAAGATAGGAAATATGATCCCAAGCGCATATTCTTTATTTTTATAAAATCAAATGCATAAAAATAAACTCTGTTATGATTTTTTTCATGATCCTTCAAATCTGATGGTTCAATAATTAGGAATTCCCTACTGTTTTTGACAAATATTCGGGCAAGATAAGATATTCTACTTTCTACCCCCTCAGTGGGTGTTGTTTTTAATCTAACTTTTGTATGAGGGGAAACAATGAGAACTGCTGATTTCATTGTTGATCCTCCTTCATTTCCCCCCAACCATTCTACTCAACACATTCAATGTCAATCCAGCAACAAACAATTGAATCCCAATGATTGCAAAAATTCCTGCCCCAATGGCTTGGGTTAGATATACATTTCCACCATTATAATATGGTTCCAAAGCTAAATATCCCAAAATTCCCGCTATGATAAAAGATATCAAGCTTAAAACTCCAAACAGTAGAAGAGGCCTCTTATATCCAATCAATCCAACAATTTTTGCCAAAACTCCCACCCCATGGGCTATTGGATGCTTTTTATGCTTATTTGGTACATCATATCTGACATTTATTGGAACTTCTGTAATCCTTAGGTTCTTTTCAGACAATTGATGGATCATCTCACTCTCAACATTGTAACCTGAAGAATTTAAATTTAACGATTCTAAGGCTCTTCTGTTTAAGGCTCTGAATCCGCTTTGTGAATCGGTAATCTTAACTCCCGATGCAAGAACTGTTGTCTTATTGAGAATCCAAAGCCCAAGTCTTCTGTATATGGGAATGGTCTTATGAGCTCCGTTTAAATATCTTGAACCAATAACTAAGTCGGCCTCATCCTCTAAGATAGGCTTTAACAAAAGAGGAATTTCCTCGGGATTGTGCTGACCGTCAGCATCTATGCAAACAACAACATCATAATCATTGGCTAAAGCATAATCAAAACCCGTTTTTAGCGCCTGTCCTTTCCCTTTATTAACATCATGCCTAAGAACAATGGCTCCAACTTCTTGGGCAATTTTAGAAGTTTTATCTTTAGAACCATCATCAACGACAAGAACATCTCCATACTCTTTCGCTAAAGCAACAACTGAACCAATAGTTAATTCCTCGTTGTAAGCGGGAATTACTATCAAGACCTTAGTGTTTTTGTACATCGTTAAATCATTCCCCCTTCTCCATTCATAACATAGTTCAAAAAGTATTAAATACTAGTCCCAATTTTCCGATTGCTAAATATATGAATCCATTTTTTTCGGCTTTTTTTGCATCTAAAATATTCCTCCCATCTATTATTATCTTGTTGTTCATATCTTTTGCTATTTTGTCTAAATCTAGGTTTTTGAATTCTTTGTGGTCGGTTACTATGATTATTGCGTCTATGTTTTTGAAGTCTTTTTTCCATTCTGCTCCGAAGCGTTTTGCGTCCTCTGGAGTACACAATGGATCATAAGCGTAAACTTTAGCTCCCCATTCTTTGAGCTCTTTGATTATTGGAATTGCTGGACTCTTCATGAATTCCCTAACTCCACCTCTGAATGTTAGTCCCAAAACTAAGACATTGCTCCCCTTCAATGATTTTCCAACCTCATTGAGAGCCTTTATAGTAAGCTCAACTATATGATGGGGCATCGAGTCGTTAATCTCTCTAGCCGTCTTAATCAAGTGTGGGTTCGTCTTTTTGGCTAAGTTGATAACGAACCATGGGTAGATTGGAATGCAGTGCCCGCCAACTCCAGCCCCAGGCATGTGGAGGTGACAGTAGGGCTGAGTATTTGCCGCCCTAAACACTTCAAGGGCGTCCAAGCCATGCTCTTCGCACCATAATGCTAATTCATTAGCCAGGGCAATGTTAACGTCTCTGTAAATGCCCTCAAAGACTTTAACGGCCTCGGCCGCTTTTATGGAACTAACTGGAATGACTCCCTTTTTGTTTATTGTCTCGTATATTCCGATAACTGCTTCGAGGGTTTTCTCGTCACTTGCCCCGACTATTTTAGGATACTGGCCAGTAATATCTCTAATTGCAGTTCCGGTCATTGTTCGCTCGGGAGCGTGAGCAAGGCCAAACTCACCAAGCTTTAAACCAGATTTCTCAAGAATTGGAATTAGGCTTTCTGTAGTTCCGGGAGGCATTGTTGCCTCCGTAATTACAATATCTCCCTTTTCCAAACCCTGAGAAATCTTCTCGGCGACATCATAGACTGGATCAAGCTTTAGATTGCCTTTCTCATCTGCAAGGGTGGGGACAATAATAATCATAACATCAGCCTGTTTTGCCGCCCAAGCCCCATCAGTTGTAGCTCTTAACCGCCCCGCCTCAACGTTCTTCTTGACTAATTCGGATAAACCCGGCTCTTCTTTAACGTGATTCTCTCCCATATTTACCATTTCAACGATTTTCTCGTTAATATCAACGCCGATTACATCGGCACCATGATCAGCAAAAACAGCTGCTAGGGGAAGACCCATCTTCCCGAGACCATAAACAGCAATCGTAACTTTGCCCTCTTTGAAAACTTGCTTAACCTCATCCCTCTTCAAACCAAGAAGCTTCATCTCAATCAACCTCCAATACTTCATCTCTTTTTGCACTTTCTAAAGCTTTCAAAGCAACCTTAAGAGCATGCAAGCCATCCTCACCAGAGATTAGAGGTCTTTTACCTTCCTTGACGCATTCTATAAAGTGCACAAGTTCATTCCTTAAAGGTTCTCTCTTGTTTATCTTAGCATCTTTTTCCCATTCATCATTGTAGATTGTAAGCTTTTGTTGGATGTAATCTAAGTACGCTATGCCGTTAGTCCCGACAGCTGTCAGGGTTCTTGTCTTATGAGGCGTTAGCCAATTAGTTTCCACAATCCCGCTTTTACCATTAGAAAAACCAAGCATTATTAATGCATGATCTTCAACGCCGGCAGGATGTTTTACATTTCCAGCCCGAGCATACACTTTTTTCACTTTGTCATCAAATAGGAAACTAATAACATCGATGTCATGGACACCTAAATCAATAATAATCCCAACATCCCTAATTCTAACAGCCATTGGTCCCACTCTTTTAGCACTGATTGATACTACCTCCCCTAAAAGCCCCTCTCGTATGCTCTCTTTCAGCTTAAGTACCGCCGGATTAAACCTCTCAATGTGTCCAACCATTAGAATGACGTTATTTGCTTTTGCTGCTTTAATGATTTCTTGAGCGCTCTCAATGCTCTCTGCTATAGGTTTTTCAATCAAAACATGAATACCTTTTTCAATGAACTCCAAAGCAACTTGCTTGTGAAGAGAAGTAGGAACTGCAATGCTAACGGCATCCAACTCCTCCTTAGCAAGCTCCCTATAATCAGCAAAGGGCTTAGTGTTGAATTTCTTAGCAACTTCTTTTGCACGCTCAAAATCTGCATCAGCAACTCCAACGAGTTCGACTTTTCCTTCTTTTGCTAATTCTGAATAAACTCTCGCATGATGGAATCCCATGTTTCCGACGCCAACAACGCCAACGCGAAGCATTTTGATCACCTTAAAAGCGAGATTAAGAGGAAAGATCTTTGAGTGTTTGGATTATGTAAGCTATATCTTCTTTACTTACTGCTGGATGGACTGGAAGGCTCAAGACTTTTTTTGATGCCTCAACAGCATTTGGACAGCATTCTTTTGAATAACCAAGCTTTTGATACAAAGGCTGCCAATGAACAGGCATTGGATAGTGAATCCCTGTCCCGATTCCTCTTCCTCTGAGTTTTTGAGCTAATTCGTCTCTATTTAGTGGAAAGCCATCTTCGACTCTGATGACATACTGGTGGAAGACGTGTTTGACTCTAGGATCGACATAAGGTGGTGTTAGGCCTTTAATCTTGCCTATCCCTTCAGTTAAAAGCTTGGCATTTTCGATTCTCTTAGCATTCCATTCGTCAAGCTTTTTAAGCTGGATTCTGCCGATTGCTGCGGCAATGTTAGTCATTCTCAAATTGTAGCCGAGTTCTTCATGCAAATACTTCTTAGTTTGCCCGTGATTTATCAAAAGCTCGGCTCTCCTAGCTAATTCTTCGTTGTTTGTAACCACTATTCCTCCTTCTCCAGTGGTCATGTTTTTGGTTGGGTAAAAGCTGAAGGCTGCAATGTCTCCAAAAGTGCCAACTTTTTGGCCTTCAAACTCAGCACCATGAGCTTGTGCACAATCCTCAATAAGGTAAAGCTTGTAATCTTCGGCAATCTCTTTGAAAGCCTTCATGTCGGCAGGCTGCCCATAAAGGTGAACCACAAGAATTGCCCTCGTTTTATTGTTAATTTTCTCCAGAACGTCATCAGGATCAAGGTTGAATGTTTTTGGATCAATGTCAGCAAAAACGGGCTTTGCTCCTTGGAAGAGTATTGAGTTAGCAGAGGCAATGAAAGTGAAGG is from Thermococcus paralvinellae and encodes:
- a CDS encoding glycosyltransferase family 2 protein gives rise to the protein MYKNTKVLIVIPAYNEELTIGSVVALAKEYGDVLVVDDGSKDKTSKIAQEVGAIVLRHDVNKGKGQALKTGFDYALANDYDVVVCIDADGQHNPEEIPLLLKPILEDEADLVIGSRYLNGAHKTIPIYRRLGLWILNKTTVLASGVKITDSQSGFRALNRRALESLNLNSSGYNVESEMIHQLSEKNLRITEVPINVRYDVPNKHKKHPIAHGVGVLAKIVGLIGYKRPLLLFGVLSLISFIIAGILGYLALEPYYNGGNVYLTQAIGAGIFAIIGIQLFVAGLTLNVLSRMVGGK
- a CDS encoding nucleotide sugar dehydrogenase → MKLLGLKRDEVKQVFKEGKVTIAVYGLGKMGLPLAAVFADHGADVIGVDINEKIVEMVNMGENHVKEEPGLSELVKKNVEAGRLRATTDGAWAAKQADVMIIIVPTLADEKGNLKLDPVYDVAEKISQGLEKGDIVITEATMPPGTTESLIPILEKSGLKLGEFGLAHAPERTMTGTAIRDITGQYPKIVGASDEKTLEAVIGIYETINKKGVIPVSSIKAAEAVKVFEGIYRDVNIALANELALWCEEHGLDALEVFRAANTQPYCHLHMPGAGVGGHCIPIYPWFVINLAKKTNPHLIKTAREINDSMPHHIVELTIKALNEVGKSLKGSNVLVLGLTFRGGVREFMKSPAIPIIKELKEWGAKVYAYDPLCTPEDAKRFGAEWKKDFKNIDAIIIVTDHKEFKNLDLDKIAKDMNNKIIIDGRNILDAKKAEKNGFIYLAIGKLGLVFNTF
- a CDS encoding UDP-N-acetylglucosamine 3-dehydrogenase, which encodes MLRVGVVGVGNMGFHHARVYSELAKEGKVELVGVADADFERAKEVAKKFNTKPFADYRELAKEELDAVSIAVPTSLHKQVALEFIEKGIHVLIEKPIAESIESAQEIIKAAKANNVILMVGHIERFNPAVLKLKESIREGLLGEVVSISAKRVGPMAVRIRDVGIIIDLGVHDIDVISFLFDDKVKKVYARAGNVKHPAGVEDHALIMLGFSNGKSGIVETNWLTPHKTRTLTAVGTNGIAYLDYIQQKLTIYNDEWEKDAKINKREPLRNELVHFIECVKEGKRPLISGEDGLHALKVALKALESAKRDEVLEVD
- a CDS encoding DegT/DnrJ/EryC1/StrS family aminotransferase translates to MRQIPIAKPLIGDEEINAVIEVLKSGMLASGKEVEAFEREFAEYLGAKYGIATCNGTTALDVALKALKIKEGDEVITTPFTFIASANSILFQGAKPVFADIDPKTFNLDPDDVLEKINNKTRAILVVHLYGQPADMKAFKEIAEDYKLYLIEDCAQAHGAEFEGQKVGTFGDIAAFSFYPTKNMTTGEGGIVVTNNEELARRAELLINHGQTKKYLHEELGYNLRMTNIAAAIGRIQLKKLDEWNAKRIENAKLLTEGIGKIKGLTPPYVDPRVKHVFHQYVIRVEDGFPLNRDELAQKLRGRGIGTGIHYPMPVHWQPLYQKLGYSKECCPNAVEASKKVLSLPVHPAVSKEDIAYIIQTLKDLSS